The genomic stretch CCCGAAGTGGACGAGGACGGGGATGCCCTCGCCGCGGTCCGGGAGGCCAAGGAAGCGGGATACGGCCTTGTTCTGGACAGCTACTTGCCGGACATGGGCAGGGAGGGCTTCGCCGTCCTGGCGGACATGCTCAAGATTCCCGTGTCCGGACGCACTCCCCGCGAGGTCATCGCCACCGCTTCCCGCCTGAAAAAACATCCGGCCAAGATGGTGGCCATGGGAGTGCAGGACTGGCAGACCTTCGAGGGAGTGCGGGCGCTCGGCTTCTCCTTCTACCAGGGCCCTTACTTCGGCCAGCCGCGCGTGGAGCCGGGCAGCAAGCTATCCGGAAACACCCTGAGCAAGCTGCGCACACTGGGGGAGCTTCTCCAGCCCGGCCGGGATCTCAAGGAATTCGCCCCCATCATCGCTTCCGATCCCATGCTCAGCTATCGACTGCTCCGGTTCATCAATTCGGCGGCCTTCTGCCTGGTGCAGCGCGTGGCCTCCGTGGAACAGGCGGTGAATCTTCTCGGCATGAGCGCCCTGCGCCAATGGGCCATGTTCATGGTCGTTTCCGACCTGGACGGCACGGGCAAGGGGGAAGAGCTGGCCTATCTCGCGCTCCAGCGCGGACGTTTTCTGGAACAGTGCTCGGACGATGTCGATGTCCGTCCGGTTTCTTCGCAGGCCATGTTCCTGGCGGGCCTGTTTTCCATGCTCGACGCCCTGCTCGGACTGCCCATGCGCGAAGCGCTGCGCGACCTGCCACTGGAGAAGCCTATCCTGGACGGCCTGTCGGGCAAGCCCGGCTGGGTGCGCCAGTGGCTCGACCTCGTGGCGGCGGTGGAGGGCGGAGACTGGCCTCGCGCGATCCAGATCTGCGACCAGCTCGGAGTCGTGCCCCGCATCGCCGCCGTGAAGTATCTCAAAGCCTCGGCCTGGGCCGGGGAGAGGTTTTCCTTCTCCCGCAAGGATGAGGGCTGACAGGCTCTGCTAGTCTTTGATCCGTGCCGTGACCTCGATCATCTCCAACGCGAAGACCGCCGTGATCTTGAGCATGTCCTCATTCATGGGCAGGCTTTCGCCCGCATAGCGCCGGACCACGATATCCAACGCTGCGGCGCGTTCCGATTCGTCCAGTAGAATTTTCGACACCGCCTCGCCCCGAACGCTCTTGAAGCGATAGCCCCACTTGCAGGCCTTGTCCGAGGTCTTGGGTTCCATGTCGGTCACAGCGGAAAAGCCCAGCCTGCCGTTCTTCAGGGCTGCGGCCTTGCGGCCATCGAGGCCGGAATGCACGAACAGGGTGCGGCCCGAGCGGGCGAAATTCACGGGCACGCAAAAGGGGCCGTCATCGTCGCACAAGGCGAGATGCAGCACGTCGGCGCGGTCCAGGATGTCGTTGATGACGGTTTCTTCTCGAGTGACGTTTTTGCGCATGATCTCTCCGTAGGATCGTGGTTGGGCTAGCTCCCTGCGCTTTTCATCCGCAGGCAAACGGATTACTACCCCAGACATGTCCCAAAGCAAAGCGCCGCAACTTTCCGTGATCGTTCCCGTCCTGCACGAGGAGGGGCGCATCGGATTTCTGGCCGGACACGTGGCGGAGCTTGCCCGGAGCGACGGCGTGGACGTGCAGCTCGTGATCGTGGACGGCGATTGTGCAGGTTCGACCCTGGCCGCGCTGCCGGATGCGGAGCGGGCCGGCGTCGTGGGCGTTTGCGCCGGGCCGGGGCGCGCCGCGCAGATGAACGCGGGCGCACGCGTTGCCACGGGGGAGGTGCTGCTTTTCCTGCACGCGGACACCCGGCTGCCTTGCGGAGCTTTTGCGCGCATTTTCCAGGTGCTGGGCAACGGGCTGGCCCAGGCCGGAGCATTCGATTTCCAGTTCGACGCTGCGGGTTTTCCCTACGCCATGCTGGCCTGGGCCGGGCGGCTGCGTTCGCGGCTGGAGCGGTGTCCGTATGGCGATCAGGCGCACTTTTTCCCGCGCGCCGTCTTTTTCGGCCTGGGAGGCTATCCGGACATTCCGCTCATGGAAGACGTGGAGCTGATGTGGCGGGTGCGCCGCAGACGACTGCCGCTGTGCGTCCTGCCGGACCGCGTGACCACCTCGGCCCGGCGGTACGCCGAGGAGGGGCCGATCAGGCGCGTTCTCCGCAATTTCTGCCTGCGAACGGCCCATGCCTTTGGCGCGGATCCGGCAAAGCTGGCGCGGCAATACCGGCCTCACGCCGGGGATGAAGATCGAAGGATGGTTCCGTGAAGCAATGTCTGCTGTTTTTTTTGAAGTATCCGGAAGCCGGACGGGTGAAGTCCCGGCTCGCGGCCGAGGTGGGCGAGGTTCCCGCCGCCGAGCTGGCCAAAGCCATGGCCGAGGATCTGCTCGATTCCCTGAAATGGCTGGAAGACGTGGACCTGATCGTCTGCTTCGATCCCAAGGAACGGGCCGGGGACATGGCCGAGTGGCTCGGACCGGAGCGGACGTATTGGCCTCAGCGCGGCCAGAACCTGGGCCTGCGCATGAAGAACGCCTTTTCAGCGGCGTTTCGCAAGGGGTATGACCGCGCCGTGCTCATGGGCGGCGACGTGCCCTGCGCGGACGACAACGCCGTGCGGCCCGTCTTCGAGCGCCTGGAAGGGGACGCGGCAGCCATCGGCCCCTCCGAGGACGGCGGATACTGGCTGATCGGCTTCAGCGAGCGCGGTTTCGCGCCCGAAGCCTTCACCGACGTGGATTGGGGCACGGACAAGGTCTTGGCGCAGACATTGAAATGGCTTGAATTTTCCCAGAAGCAAATCGTCCTTGCCCCGCTCATGCGCGACGTGGACACGCTGGGCGACCTGCGCGCCTTGGTGGAAGCCGGACGGCTGGGGCGGCATTCCCGCACCCTTGCCCAGGCGCGCAAGCTGCTCGCTGCGGCCGATCAGTAATCGAGCAGATTCAGATCCGGGAGATCCTTCTTGGGCGGCCGGCGGGTGAAGCGGAGCACGTCGTGCCCGATCTGCGTGGCGATTTCCACTTCCCAGACGCCCACGCTGCTGAAGGCGCTGCGCATTTCCAGCTGGATTCCCTGGCGGATCAGAAAGATGACTTCCCCGCTGCCCTTGCTCTTGGCGATGTCCAGGTGGCCCAGGATCGTGGGGGTCAGGTTGCAGACCACATGCCGCACGTCGATGGGAGCCTCGGCGGCCCCTTCTTCGCGGTTCGGCGCCGTCTTGTCGTCATTCGTCGTTTTCATGGTCGTGTCCGTTATTTTCCGATGCAGAAGTTGTCGAAGATGGAGTTGAGCACGTCCTGCGGCGCAATCTCTCCCGTAAGCCCGGCCAGGGCGGCGCAGGCCGTTTCCAGGCGCACGCCGAGGAGATCGTAGGGCAGGCCTTGTTCCGCGTCCTGGCGCATCCCGGCCAGTTCCGCGTCCGCCTCGCGCAGCAGGGCTGCCTGCCGGGCGTTGGGCACGGCCTCGTCCGGGTCCGGCTCCGCCGCTCCCGCCAGACAACGCGAGCGGATGCGGGCGGCCATTTCTTCCAGTCCCGCGCCGGTGCGCGCGGAAACCCGGAGCGTCTCAAGCCCTTTCTCCCGCAGCAGGGGCAAGGGATCCGAAGGGGCTGCGGGGCGATCCGCCTTGTTCAAGACGGCCAGGGTCCGCTCCGGGGCTAGGCGCGAAACAGTCTCCAGCTCGGAAGGATCGAGAGTCCGCGAGCCGTCCAGCACGAAAACCACCAAGTCCGCGCGCCCGGCAAGATCGCGGCTGATCTCCATGCCCGCGGCCTCGACCTCGTCCACGCCGGATTCGTCCCGCAGGCCCGCCGTGTCGATGATGCGGACGCGAAGGCCGTCCAGCAGCAAATGTTCTTCAATGTAATCGCGGGTGGTGCCGGGGCGGTCCGTGACGATGGCGCGTTCGCGACCCAGCAGG from Paucidesulfovibrio longus DSM 6739 encodes the following:
- a CDS encoding EAL and HDOD domain-containing protein → MSGRVHPPQSDCDGMFLIRRPVLDRNHNVWGYEMAAGGGVGTVEDAGDCVLGEGVEVGLAGVGEAAAILAPFTRNMLLGGRYLDLPAGRAFIQLGPEVDEDGDALAAVREAKEAGYGLVLDSYLPDMGREGFAVLADMLKIPVSGRTPREVIATASRLKKHPAKMVAMGVQDWQTFEGVRALGFSFYQGPYFGQPRVEPGSKLSGNTLSKLRTLGELLQPGRDLKEFAPIIASDPMLSYRLLRFINSAAFCLVQRVASVEQAVNLLGMSALRQWAMFMVVSDLDGTGKGEELAYLALQRGRFLEQCSDDVDVRPVSSQAMFLAGLFSMLDALLGLPMREALRDLPLEKPILDGLSGKPGWVRQWLDLVAAVEGGDWPRAIQICDQLGVVPRIAAVKYLKASAWAGERFSFSRKDEG
- a CDS encoding pyridoxamine 5'-phosphate oxidase family protein, which gives rise to MRKNVTREETVINDILDRADVLHLALCDDDGPFCVPVNFARSGRTLFVHSGLDGRKAAALKNGRLGFSAVTDMEPKTSDKACKWGYRFKSVRGEAVSKILLDESERAAALDIVVRRYAGESLPMNEDMLKITAVFALEMIEVTARIKD
- a CDS encoding TIGR04283 family arsenosugar biosynthesis glycosyltransferase, with protein sequence MSQSKAPQLSVIVPVLHEEGRIGFLAGHVAELARSDGVDVQLVIVDGDCAGSTLAALPDAERAGVVGVCAGPGRAAQMNAGARVATGEVLLFLHADTRLPCGAFARIFQVLGNGLAQAGAFDFQFDAAGFPYAMLAWAGRLRSRLERCPYGDQAHFFPRAVFFGLGGYPDIPLMEDVELMWRVRRRRLPLCVLPDRVTTSARRYAEEGPIRRVLRNFCLRTAHAFGADPAKLARQYRPHAGDEDRRMVP
- a CDS encoding TIGR04282 family arsenosugar biosynthesis glycosyltransferase, encoding MKQCLLFFLKYPEAGRVKSRLAAEVGEVPAAELAKAMAEDLLDSLKWLEDVDLIVCFDPKERAGDMAEWLGPERTYWPQRGQNLGLRMKNAFSAAFRKGYDRAVLMGGDVPCADDNAVRPVFERLEGDAAAIGPSEDGGYWLIGFSERGFAPEAFTDVDWGTDKVLAQTLKWLEFSQKQIVLAPLMRDVDTLGDLRALVEAGRLGRHSRTLAQARKLLAAADQ